The following proteins are encoded in a genomic region of Thiomicrospira sp. R3:
- a CDS encoding HNH endonuclease, with the protein MERVKFDMQKMLNGDISGIEYQQGTLFGFEVKEYLLTKHKHTCAYCNGVSGDNRLEVEHVQPRSKGGSHSVKNLVIACRSCNEAKGNHRLSEWKRLLGISKLDKARAIGIEKTLKGKWTGLKDAAAVNTTRNALLHELLVLAKTTVSVYTGTGAMTKFNRKQQGIPKHHALDAGCVGEDLKPVKNWVKPVLGIKCTGRGSYQRTRLNKYGFPRGYLMRQKAVHGFQTGDQVKAVVPSGKKQGIYSGRVAIRASGRFNIQAANGLVQGISHKHCTLIQRGSGYGFNLTTIALTHGEREKQAA; encoded by the coding sequence ATGGAACGGGTGAAGTTTGATATGCAAAAGATGCTCAATGGCGACATCTCCGGTATCGAATACCAACAAGGTACACTGTTTGGGTTTGAAGTTAAGGAATACCTGCTGACCAAGCACAAGCATACCTGCGCGTATTGCAACGGAGTAAGCGGTGACAACAGGCTTGAGGTGGAACACGTCCAGCCTCGCTCAAAAGGTGGCAGCCACAGCGTTAAAAACTTGGTCATCGCGTGTCGGAGCTGTAATGAGGCGAAAGGCAACCATCGGCTTTCAGAGTGGAAACGGTTGTTGGGCATATCCAAGCTGGATAAAGCCCGTGCCATCGGGATTGAGAAAACCCTTAAGGGCAAGTGGACAGGACTCAAAGACGCGGCGGCGGTTAATACTACGCGTAACGCTTTGCTGCATGAACTTCTGGTGTTGGCTAAAACCACCGTATCGGTCTATACCGGAACGGGTGCGATGACCAAGTTTAATCGCAAACAGCAAGGCATTCCCAAGCATCATGCGCTGGATGCGGGCTGTGTTGGCGAAGATTTAAAACCGGTTAAAAACTGGGTTAAACCGGTTTTGGGTATTAAATGCACCGGACGTGGGAGTTATCAGCGTACACGACTGAACAAGTATGGCTTTCCACGCGGTTACTTAATGCGCCAAAAAGCGGTGCATGGCTTTCAGACTGGCGATCAGGTTAAAGCGGTGGTTCCCAGTGGGAAAAAGCAAGGCATTTACTCAGGTCGTGTGGCAATTCGTGCCAGCGGAAGGTTTAACATCCAAGCCGCCAACGGTTTGGTTCAGGGTATTAGTCACAAACACTGCACGTTAATCCAACGTGGTAGCGGTTATGGCTTTAATTTAACAACGATAGCACTTACTCACGGAGAACGCGAGAAACAGGCGGCCTAA
- a CDS encoding DnaJ domain-containing protein, protein MFTQHFDANKDYFAVLGLHNQACEKTIKLTYRRLARRYHPDVSKMPDATLRFQEISEAYEVLSKHREAYCRAFSRFKSSHFNSRYQPNQSARDHAQPKEGFQRQDYQPHSKWQRAPIDGKDRIICYPLTLRYAIRLLQQGHFYIPGLRVKMKFTRDAFEGKTFRLKGKGYQGLFGGQPGDYLVSFNINQESLSWKLQGVDLYGEIKVPKSLLVAGGTVQFDSPVGALTLVVPENYNQNEFIKVQNKGLPSDERGLAGHLYARLIAA, encoded by the coding sequence ATGTTTACACAACACTTTGATGCCAATAAAGATTATTTTGCCGTTTTGGGTTTGCACAACCAGGCCTGCGAAAAAACGATTAAGCTGACTTACCGTAGGTTAGCCCGTCGTTATCACCCTGATGTATCAAAAATGCCCGATGCAACACTCAGGTTTCAAGAAATATCAGAAGCCTATGAGGTGTTAAGCAAACATCGTGAGGCCTATTGCCGGGCTTTCTCTCGCTTTAAAAGCAGCCATTTTAATTCTCGATATCAGCCAAACCAAAGCGCTCGCGACCATGCCCAGCCCAAAGAAGGCTTTCAGCGGCAGGATTATCAGCCACATAGTAAATGGCAACGTGCACCGATTGACGGTAAAGATCGGATTATTTGTTATCCGCTGACGTTACGTTATGCTATTCGTCTATTACAGCAAGGTCATTTTTATATTCCTGGCCTAAGGGTGAAAATGAAGTTTACCCGTGATGCATTTGAGGGTAAAACCTTTCGTCTAAAGGGCAAAGGCTACCAAGGTTTATTTGGTGGACAACCTGGTGATTATTTGGTGAGTTTTAATATTAACCAAGAGAGTTTGAGTTGGAAGTTGCAAGGTGTTGATCTTTATGGTGAGATAAAAGTCCCCAAGAGTTTGTTGGTGGCTGGTGGGACGGTGCAATTTGATTCACCTGTCGGTGCGCTGACGTTAGTTGTGCCTGAAAACTATAATCAAAACGAATTTATCAAAGTTCAAAACAAAGGCTTGCCATCCGATGAGCGTGGATTGGCGGGTCATCTCTATGCGCGCCTTATTGCCGCATAA
- the mnmA gene encoding tRNA 2-thiouridine(34) synthase MnmA has product MNQNTKVIVGLSGGVDSSVSALLLKQQGYQVEGLFMKNWEGDDTDDYCPAAADLQDVFSICEQLDISLHVENFSKDYWDRVFEHFLAEYQAGRTPNPDILCNKEIKFKAFLDHALNLGADKIATGHYARVAQTHEGEYQLLKGLDNNKDQSYFLYTLQQKALSKTLFPVGELQKAEVRRLAEQAGLVVHNKKDSTGICFIGERKFKDFLQRYLPAQPGEIIKPDGTVIGRHEGLMYYTLGQRKGLGIGGGHGDSAAPWFVADKNLATNQLIAVQGEQDSHLHHCALLAHQCDWTNAQLPTLNHPLKAKIRYRQHEQPCLIKQASDGQIWVEFDQPQKAITPGQSIVFYQDQVCLGGAVIKQRANTLTQLTELI; this is encoded by the coding sequence ATGAATCAAAACACCAAAGTGATTGTTGGCCTCTCCGGTGGCGTAGACTCCTCGGTTAGCGCGCTGCTTCTCAAACAACAGGGCTACCAAGTGGAAGGCTTGTTTATGAAAAACTGGGAAGGTGATGACACCGATGACTATTGCCCAGCCGCCGCTGATTTACAAGATGTCTTTAGCATTTGTGAGCAACTTGACATTTCTTTGCATGTTGAAAACTTCTCTAAAGATTATTGGGATCGGGTATTTGAGCACTTTCTAGCCGAATACCAAGCAGGACGAACCCCTAATCCAGATATTCTGTGTAATAAAGAAATTAAGTTCAAAGCGTTTTTAGACCATGCGCTTAACCTAGGGGCGGACAAAATTGCCACCGGTCATTATGCGCGTGTAGCCCAAACTCATGAGGGCGAATACCAACTTCTAAAAGGCCTAGATAATAACAAAGACCAAAGTTACTTTCTTTACACTTTGCAGCAAAAGGCGCTGAGTAAAACACTTTTCCCCGTCGGCGAACTGCAAAAAGCAGAAGTAAGGCGGCTGGCCGAACAAGCAGGCCTGGTTGTACACAATAAAAAAGACAGTACCGGCATCTGCTTTATTGGTGAGCGCAAGTTCAAGGATTTTTTACAACGCTATCTACCTGCTCAACCTGGCGAGATTATTAAACCCGATGGCACGGTAATTGGTCGGCACGAAGGCCTAATGTACTACACCTTAGGCCAACGAAAAGGCTTAGGCATTGGCGGCGGCCATGGTGACTCGGCTGCACCCTGGTTTGTGGCTGATAAAAACCTAGCTACTAATCAGTTGATTGCAGTACAAGGTGAGCAAGACTCACACCTCCATCATTGCGCACTGCTTGCCCACCAATGTGATTGGACCAATGCACAGTTACCCACTTTAAATCATCCATTAAAAGCTAAAATACGCTATCGACAACACGAACAACCCTGCCTAATCAAACAGGCAAGCGATGGACAGATTTGGGTTGAATTCGATCAACCCCAAAAAGCGATTACCCCAGGACAATCGATTGTTTTTTATCAAGATCAGGTTTGTTTGGGGGGTGCGGTGATTAAACAACGCGCAAACACACTGACACAATTAACTGAACTTATCTAA
- a CDS encoding PAS domain S-box protein codes for MKKLYLWLVDYLAPILALFLVVGISLVFWLHIGASERHLNQVALEDARNFSGSVAQFRNFYADTIVPAVRQHNVPITHDYLNIPGTLPLPATFAIDFGDKLSSDSNYNVRLYSDLPFSWRKGGGLRDEFERQAMDYLRENPEGYFSRNETLYDGTEVLRYAVADTLTESCVACHNSYPGTPRTDWKLGDVRGVLEVTRPISSLHISNEASAMRTFVAMVVMAVVALLMLGLVLRRNKQTMAEAKRQQQKTQSIMDSVVDAIIVIDDKGIVLEANRSLESVLGYSADELVGKNIKLIVPEPDQSAHDGYIKRYMLEGQPKVIGFTRHVEALTKSGKIIPIDLAVSEVWEGDKRRFTGVIRDVTERKKAQIEIEKARDQALQSAKMKSEFLANMSHEIRTPMNGVIGMTGLLLDTPLTNEQRELTLTVKSSADSLLGIINDILDFSKIEAGKLEVSVESVDLIALLDGVIDMVAPSAQAKDISLGYFISPKLPAKLKTDPVRLRQVLINLLGNGIKFTPAGAVYLNVSLVAKAVQFEIVDSGIGISEEGQGKLFGAFSQVDSSSTRGFGGTGLGLAISRQLVALLGGQIAVESQLGKGSRFYFSLPCEDGGSEPCLGAMNQPVKLAWVMSDNLLRSMYIKQFAELNIEVLAFDLVALNEANLDPALPVWLDMSEVARSYDRPLSLINDIKAQHPSVSLMVSHKQASEWREQMDRLGVKVRIKPIKYGNLPHWINHVISPQSALEAQPAVECETAKSFEQARVLLVEDNLVNQKLALALLKRLALTPVVANNGQEALDMLSQQPFDLVLMDCQMPVMDGYTATQSLRASTSINKSIPVIALTANAMQGDEERCYASGMNDYVAKPINPKTLSEKLHHWLDAY; via the coding sequence GTGAAAAAGCTTTATTTATGGCTAGTGGATTATCTTGCACCAATTTTAGCTTTGTTTCTAGTCGTAGGGATCTCCCTAGTTTTTTGGCTACATATTGGTGCTTCTGAGCGGCATTTAAATCAAGTAGCGCTTGAAGATGCGCGAAATTTTTCAGGTTCGGTTGCGCAGTTTAGAAACTTCTATGCAGATACGATTGTGCCTGCAGTACGCCAGCATAATGTGCCGATTACCCATGACTATTTAAATATCCCAGGAACCCTGCCACTCCCTGCGACCTTTGCTATTGATTTTGGTGATAAGTTGTCATCAGACAGTAATTATAATGTTCGTCTGTACAGTGATCTCCCTTTTAGTTGGCGAAAAGGGGGTGGCTTGCGTGATGAGTTTGAGCGCCAAGCAATGGACTATTTACGTGAAAATCCGGAAGGTTATTTTAGCCGCAATGAAACGCTGTATGACGGAACCGAGGTTTTACGTTATGCCGTGGCAGATACCTTAACAGAATCCTGTGTGGCCTGTCATAACAGCTATCCTGGTACGCCTAGAACTGATTGGAAGTTAGGAGATGTTCGAGGGGTGTTAGAGGTTACTAGACCGATTTCTTCTTTACATATTAGTAACGAAGCCAGTGCGATGCGTACCTTTGTGGCAATGGTTGTTATGGCGGTTGTTGCGTTATTAATGTTGGGGTTGGTTTTACGAAGAAATAAGCAAACCATGGCTGAAGCGAAACGCCAACAACAAAAAACTCAGTCCATTATGGATTCGGTTGTGGATGCAATTATTGTTATTGATGATAAGGGCATTGTTTTGGAAGCCAACCGCTCACTAGAGTCTGTTCTTGGTTATTCAGCAGATGAGTTAGTGGGTAAGAATATTAAACTGATTGTGCCTGAGCCTGATCAATCGGCGCATGATGGCTACATCAAGCGCTATATGCTTGAAGGTCAGCCTAAGGTCATTGGCTTTACACGTCATGTAGAAGCCTTAACTAAAAGCGGAAAAATTATTCCGATTGATCTAGCGGTTAGTGAGGTTTGGGAAGGTGACAAACGACGTTTTACCGGTGTGATTCGAGACGTAACTGAGCGTAAAAAAGCGCAAATTGAAATAGAAAAAGCCCGCGATCAAGCGCTTCAATCTGCCAAAATGAAATCGGAATTTTTGGCTAATATGAGCCATGAAATTCGTACCCCTATGAATGGGGTGATAGGTATGACGGGTTTGTTGTTGGATACCCCGCTTACTAACGAGCAAAGGGAGTTGACTCTGACGGTTAAGTCGAGCGCTGATTCATTACTCGGTATCATTAATGATATTTTAGATTTTTCCAAGATCGAGGCAGGTAAGTTAGAAGTTTCGGTTGAGTCGGTAGATTTAATTGCTTTGCTTGATGGTGTGATTGATATGGTGGCGCCAAGTGCACAGGCCAAGGATATTAGTCTTGGTTATTTCATTTCACCCAAGTTACCCGCTAAGCTTAAAACAGATCCTGTTCGGCTTCGTCAGGTTTTAATTAATTTATTGGGTAATGGAATTAAATTCACTCCTGCGGGAGCGGTTTATTTAAATGTCAGCTTGGTTGCCAAAGCGGTTCAATTTGAAATTGTTGATTCAGGTATTGGTATTTCAGAGGAAGGCCAAGGTAAGTTGTTTGGCGCTTTTAGTCAGGTAGATAGCTCATCTACGCGTGGTTTTGGTGGCACGGGTTTAGGCTTGGCTATTTCGCGTCAATTAGTAGCGTTACTTGGTGGTCAGATTGCGGTTGAAAGCCAATTAGGCAAGGGTTCGCGGTTTTATTTTTCTTTGCCTTGTGAAGATGGGGGTTCTGAGCCTTGTTTAGGTGCCATGAATCAGCCCGTCAAACTAGCTTGGGTAATGAGTGATAACCTTTTACGCTCGATGTATATAAAGCAGTTTGCTGAATTGAATATTGAGGTTTTGGCTTTTGATTTGGTAGCGTTAAATGAAGCAAACCTTGATCCTGCTCTTCCCGTTTGGTTGGATATGTCTGAGGTTGCGCGGTCTTATGACCGACCCTTAAGTTTAATCAATGATATTAAAGCACAGCACCCTAGTGTTAGCTTAATGGTGAGTCATAAGCAAGCGAGTGAGTGGCGTGAGCAAATGGACAGATTGGGCGTTAAGGTCAGAATTAAGCCGATTAAGTATGGCAATCTGCCTCATTGGATTAATCATGTCATTTCGCCCCAGTCAGCCTTAGAAGCACAACCTGCGGTCGAGTGCGAAACAGCTAAATCGTTTGAACAAGCAAGGGTGTTGTTGGTCGAAGATAACCTAGTGAATCAAAAACTAGCGTTGGCGTTATTGAAAAGGCTTGCGTTAACGCCAGTGGTGGCGAATAACGGTCAAGAAGCCTTAGATATGTTAAGTCAGCAGCCGTTTGACCTGGTTTTAATGGACTGCCAGATGCCGGTAATGGATGGTTATACGGCTACACAATCACTTCGCGCTTCAACGAGTATCAATAAATCGATCCCTGTTATTGCTTTAACAGCCAATGCTATGCAGGGTGATGAAGAGCGTTGTTATGCCAGTGGCATGAATGATTATGTGGCTAAACCGATTAATCCGAAGACGCTTTCGGAAAAGTTGCATCATTGGTTGGATGCCTATTAG
- a CDS encoding chemotaxis protein CheV, with amino-acid sequence MDLNTIDKTANLSKNNSMSLMIFKLVNEHDADFTRNAFYAMNIFKIKEVLNASEYPITMSSASAAEFFKGVISVRGEYISVYDTAQWFGYQKQEATDRSVIIVCEVNHQTIGLLVAYIHGVAEKDWKEIQQTDKNARKIVSQTRIEDQLCLVMDVEQMIAEISGTDLHKEAQVESLGLKFEKIILFADDQASIRGYVKAVLENLGVEHMVFEDGAGIIDFLQIEENRDKVGLVITDLEMPNVSGHTVIRTIKEKMGLKIPVVVHSSMTVSDSKRQATELGADAFIGKIDTKEIVAVIKKYFLH; translated from the coding sequence ATGGATTTAAATACGATAGATAAAACAGCCAATTTAAGTAAAAATAACTCGATGAGTTTGATGATTTTTAAACTGGTTAATGAGCATGATGCTGATTTTACTCGTAATGCATTTTATGCTATGAATATTTTTAAAATTAAAGAAGTGTTAAATGCCTCTGAGTACCCGATCACTATGTCTAGTGCCAGTGCGGCGGAATTTTTTAAGGGTGTTATTTCGGTGCGTGGTGAGTATATCAGTGTGTATGATACGGCGCAGTGGTTTGGTTATCAAAAACAAGAAGCGACAGATCGTAGCGTTATTATTGTATGTGAAGTTAATCATCAAACTATTGGCTTATTGGTTGCCTATATTCATGGTGTGGCGGAAAAAGATTGGAAAGAGATCCAGCAAACCGATAAAAATGCACGAAAAATTGTATCGCAAACGCGCATAGAAGATCAGTTGTGTTTGGTTATGGATGTTGAGCAAATGATTGCGGAAATATCAGGAACAGATTTACACAAAGAAGCACAAGTCGAATCCTTAGGGCTGAAGTTTGAAAAAATAATCCTATTTGCTGATGATCAGGCTAGTATCCGTGGTTACGTTAAAGCCGTGTTAGAGAACCTTGGTGTTGAACACATGGTATTTGAAGATGGTGCGGGGATTATAGATTTTCTTCAGATTGAGGAAAATAGGGATAAGGTTGGTTTAGTTATCACTGATCTTGAAATGCCCAATGTGTCCGGTCACACGGTTATCCGTACTATCAAAGAGAAGATGGGCTTAAAGATTCCGGTTGTGGTGCATTCATCGATGACAGTAAGCGATTCAAAACGTCAAGCAACGGAGCTGGGTGCGGATGCGTTTATTGGTAAAATTGACACTAAGGAAATTGTCGCGGTGATTAAGAAATACTTCCTACATTAA
- a CDS encoding pseudouridine synthase — protein MPSLLLFNKPFDVLCQFTDDLGRPTLADYISQPGFYAAGRLDRDSEGLLLLTDNGKLQQRLADPAFKQPKTYIVQVEGETSPQALKSLCEGVLLKDGLTRPAQATQIDEPSWLWPRTPPIRERKSIPTSWLQLTIKEGKNRQVRRMTAATGFPTLRLIRTQIGEFQLGSLQPGEMQMRTTNLLK, from the coding sequence ATGCCAAGTTTACTCTTATTTAACAAGCCCTTTGATGTTCTTTGTCAATTTACTGACGACCTTGGACGTCCTACACTCGCTGATTATATTTCGCAGCCTGGATTTTATGCCGCTGGACGCTTAGACCGTGATAGCGAAGGTTTATTACTGCTAACCGACAATGGAAAACTGCAACAGCGGCTAGCCGATCCAGCATTTAAACAACCTAAAACCTATATAGTTCAAGTGGAGGGAGAAACTAGCCCACAAGCGCTTAAAAGCCTTTGCGAAGGTGTGCTGCTTAAAGATGGCTTAACCCGCCCAGCCCAAGCGACTCAAATTGACGAGCCCAGTTGGCTCTGGCCGCGCACACCACCAATCCGCGAACGAAAATCGATTCCTACTAGCTGGCTTCAATTGACGATAAAAGAAGGTAAAAATCGCCAAGTAAGACGTATGACCGCTGCAACCGGTTTCCCAACGCTACGACTGATCCGCACTCAAATAGGTGAATTCCAACTTGGTTCACTGCAACCGGGTGAAATGCAAATGCGCACCACGAATCTGTTAAAATAA
- a CDS encoding RRXRR domain-containing protein yields MSVFVLAKNKKPLMPCSEKRARLLLSRGRAVVHLMTPFTIRLKDRVAGVCQSVHVKIDPGSKQAGMAVVLESKLDLKVLWLSVIHHRSHQISEQLTARRAMRRRRRNQLWYRTLAWNG; encoded by the coding sequence ATGTCGGTATTTGTATTAGCAAAAAACAAGAAGCCGTTAATGCCGTGCTCAGAGAAACGCGCAAGGCTACTGCTTTCGCGGGGTCGTGCGGTGGTGCATTTGATGACGCCGTTTACTATTCGGTTAAAAGACCGGGTAGCGGGTGTGTGTCAGTCCGTGCATGTCAAAATCGATCCCGGCTCAAAGCAAGCGGGGATGGCGGTTGTACTGGAATCCAAGCTGGATTTAAAGGTATTGTGGTTAAGTGTGATTCACCACCGCAGTCATCAGATTAGTGAACAGCTTACCGCACGACGCGCCATGCGCCGCCGTCGCCGTAATCAGCTTTGGTATCGGACATTGGCATGGAACGGGTGA
- the hflD gene encoding high frequency lysogenization protein HflD, producing the protein MSNYTDQDRTLALIGIYQVSKLVFDLATTGKMDENAFHTSINTLFAENPSSTLDVYGDDVMNIQLGVRTLLSQMGSSDSDEMRNIEITRYALSLILLERSVIKEDGTLDKIARTLETAKTQRAHFGDWHENVTASIARAYTENVSNLNPRIMVKGQHGHLQNPHNANKIRALLLAGIRSALLWRQVGGSRWGLIWSRKKYLRSAQALNRTPPKDPNESLFRRQ; encoded by the coding sequence ATGTCAAACTATACAGATCAAGATCGAACGCTGGCCCTGATCGGCATTTATCAAGTCTCTAAGCTGGTATTTGACCTCGCAACCACAGGCAAGATGGATGAAAATGCCTTTCACACCTCTATTAACACCCTATTTGCTGAAAACCCGAGCAGCACGCTTGATGTTTATGGTGATGATGTGATGAATATTCAGCTTGGTGTTCGCACACTGCTTTCACAAATGGGGTCATCGGATAGTGACGAGATGCGTAATATCGAAATTACGCGCTATGCACTCAGCTTAATACTACTTGAACGAAGTGTAATAAAAGAAGACGGCACCCTCGACAAAATAGCGCGTACCTTAGAAACGGCTAAAACACAGCGAGCCCATTTTGGTGATTGGCATGAAAACGTGACCGCATCTATCGCCCGCGCCTATACGGAAAATGTGAGTAACCTTAATCCACGAATTATGGTAAAAGGCCAACATGGCCACCTACAAAACCCGCACAACGCGAATAAAATTCGTGCTTTACTTCTAGCAGGCATTCGCTCAGCTTTGCTGTGGCGTCAAGTTGGCGGATCACGCTGGGGTTTAATTTGGAGTCGTAAAAAATATCTTCGCAGTGCTCAAGCCTTAAATCGCACACCCCCTAAAGACCCTAACGAATCGTTATTCCGCAGACAATAA
- the clpA gene encoding ATP-dependent Clp protease ATP-binding subunit ClpA, translating into MLSKSVQMSLSNAFGMAHEYEHEFVTLEHLLLELLSLPDVQEVVVACGGKLEQIESELEQFLETEPLFSSPDRQEIHPTMSFQRVIERAIYMVQSNGYNEVLGVHLLASMFAEPDSQAVFILQSNGIHRVDVLSYLSHGVVSSQEEDFYQSAQQPEQEIDKPGAEEALTNFSLNLNKHALEGRIDPMIGRQWELNRTLEILSRRRKNNPLLVGEPGVGKTSIAEGLAHKIVHGEVPESIADAVVYSLDMGALLAGTRYRGDFEKRFKALLNELEKQPHAILFIDEIHTIVGAGAVQGGAMDASNLMKPALANGKLRCIGATTYEEYRGIFEKDRALARRFQKVEVREPTVNETFDILKGLKEQFEAHHEVKYTQPALKAAAELAERYITDRHLPDKAIDVIDEAGAKQRLMPPSRRRKQIGVPEIQQVVANIARIPIANITQKEKNKLFDLETSLQRVVFGQDHAIGQVVSAIKLARSGLANADKPTGSFLFAGPTGVGKTELTQQLAKHLGVELVRFDMSEYMERHTVSRLIGAPPGYVGFDQGGLLTEAVNRQPHSVVLLDEIEKAHPDVYNLLLQVMDHGTLTDNNGRKVDFRNVILIMTSNVGAEQMSRASIGFAEQDHSMDFNSELKKQFKPEFRNRLDGVIQFNRLSQDSMSSVVNKFIYALEHSLLEKKVTLVLTAAARDWLAKKGFDPQMGARPMNRLIQEQIKQPLAEKLLFGELQNGGEVTIDLSDDQLVFNFA; encoded by the coding sequence ATGTTAAGTAAATCTGTGCAGATGTCACTGAGTAATGCGTTTGGAATGGCGCATGAGTATGAACATGAATTTGTGACGCTTGAGCACTTATTGCTTGAATTATTGAGCCTGCCTGATGTTCAAGAGGTTGTAGTAGCCTGCGGCGGTAAACTTGAGCAAATCGAAAGCGAACTTGAGCAGTTCTTAGAAACAGAGCCTTTGTTCAGCAGCCCTGATCGCCAAGAAATTCACCCAACGATGAGTTTTCAGCGCGTGATTGAACGTGCAATCTATATGGTGCAATCTAATGGCTATAACGAGGTGTTGGGGGTGCATTTGTTGGCTTCGATGTTTGCTGAACCGGATTCACAAGCGGTATTTATTTTGCAATCAAATGGTATTCATCGTGTTGATGTTTTGAGTTATTTATCGCACGGCGTGGTGTCTTCACAGGAAGAGGATTTTTACCAGTCAGCGCAGCAGCCGGAACAAGAAATCGACAAGCCAGGCGCAGAAGAAGCGCTGACTAACTTTAGTTTAAACTTGAATAAACATGCCCTGGAAGGGCGCATTGACCCAATGATTGGTCGCCAGTGGGAACTTAATCGTACGCTTGAAATCTTGAGCCGTCGGCGTAAAAATAATCCACTATTGGTCGGTGAGCCAGGTGTAGGTAAAACCTCGATTGCTGAAGGTTTGGCGCATAAAATTGTGCACGGTGAAGTACCGGAAAGTATAGCCGATGCGGTGGTCTATAGTTTGGATATGGGCGCTTTATTGGCGGGAACGCGTTACCGTGGTGATTTTGAAAAACGCTTTAAAGCCTTATTAAATGAATTAGAAAAACAACCGCATGCGATTTTGTTTATTGATGAAATTCACACTATTGTTGGTGCGGGGGCGGTGCAGGGCGGGGCTATGGATGCGTCTAACCTGATGAAACCGGCTCTAGCGAATGGTAAGCTGCGCTGTATTGGTGCGACAACCTATGAAGAATACCGCGGTATTTTTGAAAAAGATCGTGCTTTAGCACGTCGCTTTCAAAAAGTTGAAGTGCGTGAACCCACCGTTAATGAAACCTTTGATATCTTAAAAGGCTTGAAAGAACAGTTTGAGGCGCATCACGAGGTGAAATATACCCAGCCTGCGCTTAAGGCGGCCGCCGAATTAGCCGAACGTTATATTACTGATCGCCATTTGCCTGATAAGGCGATTGATGTCATTGATGAGGCGGGAGCCAAGCAACGTTTAATGCCCCCGAGTCGGCGGCGTAAACAAATTGGTGTGCCTGAAATTCAGCAGGTGGTGGCAAACATTGCCCGTATTCCGATTGCTAATATCACGCAAAAAGAAAAAAATAAGCTGTTTGATCTTGAAACCAGTCTTCAGCGTGTGGTGTTTGGTCAGGATCATGCTATTGGCCAAGTGGTATCGGCGATTAAATTAGCCCGTTCCGGTTTGGCGAATGCCGATAAACCTACGGGTAGTTTTTTGTTTGCCGGCCCAACAGGCGTCGGCAAAACAGAGTTAACCCAGCAGCTTGCTAAGCATTTGGGGGTTGAGTTAGTACGTTTCGACATGTCTGAGTATATGGAACGTCATACGGTCTCACGTTTAATTGGCGCCCCACCGGGCTATGTAGGTTTTGACCAGGGTGGTTTACTGACCGAGGCGGTTAATCGCCAACCTCATTCCGTCGTGTTGTTGGACGAAATAGAAAAAGCCCATCCTGATGTGTATAACTTGTTGTTGCAAGTTATGGATCACGGTACCTTAACGGACAATAATGGTCGTAAGGTTGATTTTCGTAATGTTATTCTGATTATGACCTCGAACGTCGGAGCTGAGCAGATGAGTCGGGCGAGCATAGGCTTTGCTGAGCAGGATCACAGTATGGACTTTAATTCTGAGCTTAAAAAGCAGTTTAAACCCGAGTTTCGTAATCGTTTGGATGGGGTGATTCAGTTTAATCGTTTATCTCAGGATTCGATGAGTTCGGTGGTCAATAAGTTTATTTATGCACTTGAACACAGTTTGTTAGAGAAAAAAGTGACTTTAGTTTTGACCGCGGCGGCGCGTGATTGGTTAGCGAAAAAAGGCTTTGATCCGCAAATGGGTGCGCGGCCAATGAATCGTTTGATTCAAGAGCAAATTAAACAGCCTTTAGCTGAAAAGCTCTTGTTTGGCGAATTGCAAAATGGCGGTGAAGTTACGATTGATCTAAGCGATGATCAATTGGTTTTTAATTTTGCTTGA
- the clpS gene encoding ATP-dependent Clp protease adapter ClpS, translating into MSHFDQTSDNLVLDPVKQKAKPPKRYKVVLLNDDFTPMEFVVDVLIRFFKMDEDKAVQVMLAVHQQGKGICGVYSREVAETKAYQVNQYARQNQHPLKCQIEAE; encoded by the coding sequence ATGTCTCATTTTGACCAAACCAGTGATAATCTAGTCCTTGACCCGGTAAAACAAAAAGCTAAACCGCCTAAGCGCTATAAGGTTGTATTGTTAAACGATGACTTTACGCCTATGGAGTTTGTGGTGGATGTATTAATTAGGTTTTTTAAAATGGATGAGGATAAAGCGGTGCAGGTGATGTTAGCGGTGCATCAGCAAGGTAAAGGCATTTGCGGAGTGTATAGCCGAGAAGTAGCTGAAACCAAAGCTTATCAGGTTAACCAGTATGCCCGCCAAAACCAACATCCGTTAAAGTGTCAAATTGAAGCCGAATAA